A genomic window from Pyruvatibacter sp. includes:
- a CDS encoding GNAT family acetyltransferase, with amino-acid sequence MAENRIPAPTESPPIGFREATPADRAVVTQIWEACGLTRPWNDPDADFDFALAGPSSTILVGEVTAGKTPEIVASVMVGHDGHRGAVYYVSVAPTLQTGGIGRAVMVAAENWLRARDVPKLNLIVRGDNTQALGFYERLGYIVEPNRQLGRRLDD; translated from the coding sequence ATGGCTGAAAACCGAATACCCGCTCCAACCGAGTCCCCTCCTATCGGGTTCCGCGAGGCAACGCCAGCGGACAGAGCTGTTGTAACGCAGATTTGGGAAGCGTGCGGACTGACACGGCCCTGGAATGACCCGGACGCGGATTTTGATTTTGCGCTCGCAGGCCCCTCTTCAACAATTCTTGTTGGCGAGGTAACTGCCGGCAAGACGCCTGAAATTGTTGCAAGTGTCATGGTTGGTCATGACGGGCATCGTGGTGCTGTCTATTACGTCAGTGTGGCGCCGACGCTCCAGACAGGCGGCATTGGCCGGGCTGTCATGGTGGCAGCTGAAAACTGGCTACGGGCTCGTGATGTACCCAAGCTCAACCTGATTGTCCGCGGCGACAACACCCAGGCACTGGGGTTCTACGAGCGGCTTGGATACATTGTGGAGCCGAACCGGCAGTTGGGGCGCAGGCTGGACGACTAG
- a CDS encoding hemolysin family protein translates to MAFDIIILLALVGLNGFFALSEMAVVSSRSARLQAIADGDRRAAGAKVAARLREKPERFLSTVQIGITMIGVLSGAFGAATVSQPLGEMLGRVEFIGDYGAPLALGLVVVFVTILTLVIGELVPKRIALGNPEYIASGIARPMLGLSRIFSPLVNLLSVLSDLTLKVLGISAEPVSQVTEEEIRQLVIEGAEAGAIEDVERDIVHRVFRLGDKMAYDIMTPRRQVPWLDFEAPLARNAEVIREAQSMRYVVGRGPRREPIGVIRAEDLLAALPEEMELDLFANMSAPLYVPETAKALQVLGTMQSENKFMALVVDEFGEVQGAITLAEIFRAMVGDITSDGSAPRIAFTTRTDGSFLVEGGATVDELKEVLGLRSLPGEDKEDFNTLAGAMLHFFGRLPTEGDEFIWDGYRFEIMDVDGTRIDKVLIAPLRNIPIAGLRGKSA, encoded by the coding sequence ATGGCATTCGACATCATCATTCTTCTAGCGCTGGTAGGATTGAACGGCTTCTTCGCCCTGTCGGAGATGGCGGTTGTCTCGTCGCGCTCGGCGCGCCTGCAGGCCATAGCCGACGGCGACAGGCGGGCCGCAGGCGCAAAAGTGGCTGCCAGGCTGCGCGAAAAGCCAGAACGGTTTCTCTCAACCGTCCAGATCGGCATCACGATGATCGGCGTATTGTCTGGCGCGTTCGGGGCAGCCACAGTGTCGCAGCCGCTTGGCGAGATGCTGGGCCGCGTTGAGTTCATCGGCGACTACGGCGCCCCGCTGGCCCTTGGTCTGGTGGTGGTTTTTGTCACCATCCTGACGCTCGTCATCGGGGAACTGGTGCCAAAACGCATTGCGCTGGGCAATCCTGAATACATTGCCAGCGGTATCGCCCGGCCGATGCTGGGCCTGTCGCGTATCTTCAGTCCGCTGGTCAATCTGCTGTCTGTGCTGAGCGATCTCACGTTGAAAGTCTTGGGCATTTCAGCGGAGCCGGTCAGTCAGGTAACAGAAGAGGAAATCCGCCAGCTTGTGATTGAGGGTGCCGAAGCGGGGGCCATCGAGGATGTCGAACGCGACATCGTGCACCGCGTCTTCCGCCTTGGCGATAAAATGGCCTACGACATCATGACGCCGCGCCGTCAGGTGCCGTGGCTGGACTTTGAAGCCCCGCTTGCCAGGAATGCGGAGGTCATCCGCGAGGCGCAGTCCATGCGCTATGTGGTGGGGCGCGGCCCCCGGCGCGAACCCATCGGCGTCATCCGCGCGGAAGACCTGCTGGCAGCCCTGCCGGAGGAAATGGAGCTTGATCTGTTCGCAAACATGAGCGCGCCGCTTTATGTGCCTGAAACGGCAAAGGCTTTGCAGGTGCTGGGCACCATGCAGTCTGAAAACAAGTTCATGGCGCTGGTGGTTGATGAGTTCGGTGAGGTGCAGGGTGCAATCACCTTGGCGGAAATATTCCGCGCCATGGTTGGCGACATTACCAGTGACGGAAGCGCGCCGCGCATCGCCTTCACCACCCGCACCGACGGCAGTTTCCTCGTTGAAGGCGGTGCTACCGTTGATGAGTTGAAAGAGGTTCTGGGACTGCGTTCGCTGCCGGGTGAAGATAAGGAAGACTTCAACACGCTTGCCGGAGCGATGCTGCATTTCTTTGGCCGCCTTCCCACAGAAGGCGATGAGTTTATCTGGGACGGCTACCGTTTCGAGATCATGGATGTGGATGGCACCCGCATCGACAAGGTGCTGATTGCCCCGTTGCGCAATATTCCGATTGCCGGACTGCGCGGCAAAAGCGCCTAA
- a CDS encoding SOS response-associated peptidase encodes MCGRYALTLPPDAMRAVFGYAEQPNFPPRFNIAPTQPVPIIRQDADGQRHFVLVRWGLVPDWAKEVGTKPLFNARGETVSEKPSFRSAFKRRRCLVPADGFYEWKAQATGFRQPHLIRRRDRGVMAFAGIWEHWHSAEGSELESCSIITTTANTTLMTLHHRMPVILEAGSWDTWLDTTETRTADALSLITPAADNLLDVVPVSRRANAVANDDAGIQEPADTDDFEDKTSPAQANPQMSLF; translated from the coding sequence ATGTGTGGACGATATGCCCTGACCCTGCCGCCGGACGCCATGCGTGCTGTATTCGGATATGCCGAACAGCCCAATTTTCCGCCCCGCTTCAACATTGCGCCCACCCAGCCCGTGCCGATCATCCGGCAGGATGCTGATGGCCAGCGGCATTTCGTGCTGGTGCGATGGGGACTCGTGCCGGACTGGGCCAAGGAAGTGGGCACCAAACCGCTGTTCAACGCGCGCGGTGAAACTGTGTCTGAGAAGCCGTCTTTCCGTTCCGCCTTCAAGCGCCGCCGGTGCCTGGTGCCCGCAGACGGGTTTTATGAATGGAAAGCGCAGGCAACGGGCTTCCGGCAGCCCCACCTCATTCGCCGTCGAGACAGAGGCGTCATGGCCTTTGCAGGCATTTGGGAACACTGGCACTCAGCCGAAGGATCCGAACTTGAAAGTTGCAGCATCATCACCACCACCGCCAACACCACGCTGATGACGCTGCATCACCGTATGCCGGTTATTCTGGAAGCAGGAAGCTGGGACACCTGGCTCGACACGACTGAAACCAGAACTGCCGACGCACTATCGCTTATTACTCCGGCTGCGGACAATTTGCTGGACGTGGTCCCGGTGTCCCGCCGCGCGAACGCTGTTGCCAATGATGATGCCGGCATTCAGGAGCCAGCTGACACAGATGACTTTGAAGACAAAACGTCGCCCGCGCAGGCCAATCCTCAGATGTCGCTTTTCTAG